The DNA sequence GGCTTGAATCTATCAGCATAAGAGTCTGCCGGGAATTATCTCTGACATACCTGTACGGCTTACCATCTTCTCTCAGTGAATTCCCGATAACTATACTCACCTCCCCTTGAGGTACGGACGAAACCAGTCTGATATGAGTTCCTCTGTCGTTGAGTCCCGTGACCCCGGGACCGGGTTGATCATGGTCTATGAATTTGCGGGCTCGAGCCCCGGACAGTCTTGAAAGAAAAGAATTCACTTTGTTCGACTGGAGGTCCAGCGCAACGGGCTCAACCATCATAAAACCGCTTCCGAGTCTTCCGATCTCGTAGCTGAATCCTTCAGTTTTTACGGATATTCTTTGAACTTCCTTATTCTTGAACTCCAAAACATTTTTCTTCCGCAGGTCATACAATTTTTTGTTTGTTTGTGCAAATATACTTTTTGAGACAGTGAAGACCTGATTATCCTCCAATCGGTACGCAAAGACATAATCGCCGGTGGGGCTTTCCTCTCCGAGGGAAAAACCGATGAACGTGCTGTCGGAAATCCGGAGTTTTAGGGAAATTAGCGGCGGCTCCAACCCGTAAACTTGAAGATTTATATCATCCTCACCGGAAAGCCGCCTCTCTGTTTTTGCTCCTTTCGCCGCGCGGAGCAAACTGTTTATTGTCGATCCATCCGCTTTTGCACTCACGGGAGAATCGATAAACCAACCGTCTCCGGATCTTGACAGCGAATACTCACCATGCTCCGAGATCAGGTCGATATTCTCCACATTTTCTGTTTCGAACTGAATTAACCTGGTTGCGAGCGCTTCTTCCGCTTTCTTTTCCTCTGCCGGTTTGTAATCGAGAAGATAAACCGCTAATGCAGCGATAAGTAAAATCCCGGCGAACAGCCAGGTAGATTTGAACTTCATCTAATATTTCCTGCGCTTGAAGTACACTCCGATTCCGAACCCGAGAATAGAAACCGGCAGCATAACCACCAGAAGCCAGAACACTACCTTAGTTTGCTTGAGCGTCATGCTGACCCGCCTGTCTTCGGGGTCCCTCGGCCGAATAGAGATCAGTGATTCGTCTTCGAGCAGCCACGAGACCATGTTAAGAAAAAGGTCTTTGTTCCCCGGCGCGCGTTCGAGATATGAATTCGACGGAAAATCGGAATCACCGACAACGATAATCCGACCACCCTCTCTGCCCTCTTTGACTTTTCCTACCACAGCCAACACTACCGGTCCGGGATTGTCCCTGTTTTCGTCAAAACCCGCCTGGTTCTTGTCGAGCAGCGCAAAGTCTGTTTCTCCCCATGAACTGCCGCTCGTAAGAACCAGTTCCGTTAAGTCGTAGTCTCCGGATTCGCTGTTTTCCTGAACTTGCAGCGACCGGGCGGTCGGGAATGCGCTCGCTAACCTGAAATCTTCCGTTATTCTATGCTGACCGTATCCGGCGGCGGTCGGTTCGAGCGATACACGCATATTCCTTTTCAATCCTCCTCCGGATATAATAAATGAGGCGCTCTGCTCAAGGACGATATCATTTTGAAGGGTCACGCCTATATCAGAGAGGAGTTCGTCTATCCCCGAATCTTCAACTCTCGGTTCAAACATGAGCATTAAGCTGCCGCCGCCGGACAGATACTCCCTAAGCGCTCCCACTTCGCGCGGTAGGAGACTTTTTTCCGCACCCGCAATCAGCACGAGCGAAGCATCTTCCGGAACCGAATCCTGCTGAAACAGATGCAGAGTCTCGGTCTGATAATTCACCTTGTTCAGCTCACCCGTTATCAGAGAGAGTGATTCCCTGTTCTCCACCGAGAGCTCAAAACTTTTTTCGCCATGACCCGATAAGAAGTATATTTTATGGGCTTTATCGCTGATCAGTTTAATGAGCCCGTTAGTCAACTTCTCTTCATTGACGTCTTGAATCCTCTCTTCTCTGCCGCCCGATTGAATTACCAATTCGCCGTATTTTTTTATACCGAATTTTTTCGCTATATCCGGATTTTTATCCGGGTCCATCACATCGTATATGAATTTACCCGAGTGATGCGAATACTCCTCTAACAGGTCCCTAATTCGCCCTGACTGCATCTCTGATTGGAACGCTGTTACTTTGACTTCTTTTTCAAGCCCCCTAAGCACACTTATTGTCTGCTTCGCAAGACTGTATTGACCGGATGAGGTAGTATCAACTCTCCAGCTGTGTCTTTTTAAACTGAAATTCCCCAGCGCAAGTATTCCGAGAATAATCAGGCTGAGCATAATCGCATTCGCTCCGTATTTTGTGGAACGTTTGCCGATGAATGACATAACGTTTCTTCGGTTCAGTACGATATTCAAAAATAACAGACCGCCGCCCGCCGAAGTGAACACTATTCCGGCAGTAGTCCATATATTATTCACAACATAAAGGAACAAACCCGTGAGAAGAGAGAGAGAAGCGCCGTAAATAATATATTTAGAATAATTTCCCAACTCTTATCCCCTCCACTTAGCCGATTCTACCGCCTGATATGTCAGGAAGAGACTGAAAAATCCGAATGACACATAAAATGCAATGTCAGAACTGTCTATGACTCCTTTTGCAAAATCCTGAAAATGTTCCATCACCGACATATACCGCAGCACTTCCCCGAATGGCGGACCCACAAAATTAGCCGCCCATCCCACGAACCATAAGATCATCATAGCTCCGAAACAACCGACTGCGGCGATTATCTGATTTTCTGTCAGCGAGGAGATGAACGTACCGACGGCTATAGTAAACGCTCCCATAAACGCCAGACCTATGTAGCCCGCTACGATAGGCATCAACTCGGGATTTCCGTAGATGAACAGCACCGAAATATAACTTGTCGTACCGAATATCATCGCCAGATAAACTGTCAGCGCCGCAAAGAACTTACCGATTATTATCTCCCAATTCGTAATAGGAGAGGTAAGGAGCAGCTCGATAGTCCCTGTCCTTTTCTCATCCGAAAAGAGCTTCATTGTTATCATCGGAAGCATGAACAGCGTAATCACGCTCATGTTGAGGAAGAGGGAGCGCACGACCATCTGATTGACGTTCATCGCCGGAACCTGCATCCTGAACTGCTGTGCCTGCATCATCATTCTCATGCTCATTTCTATGAAACTCTGAAGAAGCAAATAGAAGAATATTCCGCTGATCGTCAGGAAAAGGGCGATGACTACATAAGCGATCGGCGAGACAAAATAAGAGCGAAGCTCCCTCATGTAGATATGATATGCGTTTCTCACGCCTCTCCCTCCTCGTCGGTCGTCAGCTGGAGGAAAATTTCCTCTAAACTCAACCCGACCGACTTCATCTCAAGCAAGTCCCACCCGTTGTTCACAACCGAGGCTGCCAACGCAGCACGCACCTCAGAATTTCTTTCAATTTCCAAAGTATATACAGTACTATCTTCCTTTTCGCTGCTTTTCAGACTTGTAACTCCTCCGACTTCGCTCAACGCTTTGGAGATTTTTTCGGATGGTCCCATTATCTGTAATTCGAGTTTTTCGTGACCCTGTAATCCTCCCACAAGGTTTTCCGGTGTATCTTCCGCTACTATTTTACCCTTGTGGATAATTATTACCCTGCCGCATGTGGCGCTTACTTCCGGTAGGATATGAGTAGACAATATAATGGTGTGGTCCTGACCGAGTTCGGTGATGAGCTCTCTCACTTCGATGATCTGCTTCGGATCCAAACCCACAGTCGGTTCATCGAGGACTAATACTTCAGGATCATGTATCAGCGCCTGCGCCAAACCGACCCTTTGCTTATATCCCTTTGACAATTTAGCTATCAGGCGCTTCCTGACTTCTATAGTACTCGTTCTTTCGAGTACCTCTTCCTGCCTTAATTTTAGCTCCTTACCGCTCAGCCCTTTTATCTTACCGACAAACGACAGGTAGCCGTCCACCGTCATCTCAGAATAGAGCGGAGGATGTTCGGGAAGGTATCCGACCCGTTTTTTCACGCTCATTGGATTATCAAATACATCGAACCCTCCGACCGATACAGAACCTTCGGTTGCGGGCATATAACAGGTGAGTATGCGCATAATAGTCGTTTTACCGGCGGCGTTGGGCCCCAGAAACCCGACTACCTCTCCCTTGTCTATGAAGAACGATACGTTTTTTACAGCTTCGAACGAACCGTAACTCTTTGACAAATTTTTAACGTCTATCAAGTTTCTTCCTCCCCTTCCGAAACACTAATCGGTTTTTGACCCGATTTGTTCACTACCGGAACGATCTTTGTCTTATCGACCATTGTGACAGTATCGGAAATCAATCTGTCACCGACAGATTTATTCGGAATAAAGCGCGCAAACTTCACGAGATCGCTTTCACTAAGCACTTCTTTTACACCGTCGCCTATCTTTTCGTATAACCCTGCCCTCTCGATAGCGTCTAACACTTCCGTAGTAGTCATTTCAAGCGCTTTTAGAAAATACCGGTTTTCGATATATTCTCTCAAAATCTTGGATAATGCGGTGTAATATCGGTCGACCTGATTATTTTCAATGAGTCTTTTCTCTTTTAATATACGTAAAGATTCGAGCGCTATTTCGTGAGCGGGTCTGATATCTTTTTTCTTCTTGAAGGGAACGATCGGTTTATCACTCCTTTTCCGCCAAAAATAATACACAATCAGCGCTACTGTAAGAAGTGCTAACAGAAGAATTACGAGCCACCACCGGTCGAACGGCTGCGGAATTTCAATCGGCTCCTTAATATCTCTTATATCCGAAGCGTCTGCTGTGAGGAGCGACTGAACATAAATCCAAACGGTGTCCGTCTGCGTGTTCTTCCGATCGGTCGCATCCAGTTCATGCCAATAAACTATTTTTTGTGAAGGAATGACGATCCTGCCTGTATCAAAGACGAACGTCTCAAATGAATGAATCTCAGCCGTCATACCGCCCTCGATTCGTTCTCTCGTAATCCGCGGATCGCCGACCTCCATGGGAAGCAACGCTACTTTTAAGTCGGGGATTTGAAACTGATATCCGTCGGCGAATTTTAGCTCGAGCTTTAATTGCAGGAGGTCGCCGACCTTTGAAGTTTCCGGTGTCAGGAATAGATCAGCCTGAACTTCCTGTGAATAACCCCTGTTTTCCGACGATAGAATAAACAGTGCGAGTGATATCGAAATCAGAGAATATCTCATCGAATCCTTTTGGCTCTCTCCCGGAAAAATCTATATAACGGTTCCACATATGACTCGCCAGTCATTATTGTGATATAATCCATGTTGATCTTCTTGAACATTCTTTCCAAACCTTCATTCCTTGCTTTTCTCATTGCGGCGTAGGAATTTCTGACTTTGGCGTTTGAAGTGTCCACTACAACGTTTTCACCCGTTTCAGCATCGACCAGAGACATCAGCCCCACATCGGGAAGATTCTCTTCGAGTCGGTCGGTCATCTTTATCGCTATCGTGTCATGTTTAGACGAAGTAACCCTCAGCTGTTTTTCATATCCCTCATCCATAAAATCAGACAGTATGAAAACAACGGAATGCCTCTTCAAAACTCTTAAGAGATAATCGAGAGCCGATTTCATATCCGTCCCCTTATTCTGGGGCTCATGATATACGATTTCCCTTAAAACCCTCAAAACGTGCTGCTTTCCCTTCCGGGGCGGAATAAATTTCTCCACCCTGTCGGTAAAGACCAGGAGTCCGACCTTGTCGTTATTTTTCATTGCGGAGAAGGCGAGCAGAGCGCAAATTTCGATAGCGACTTCATCCTTCATCCGGTGCCGGCTTCCGAAAGTTCCCGACCTGCTCATATCGACAACAAGCATTACCGAGAGCTCGCGCTCTTCACTGAAGATCTTGACAAAGGGAGTACCGGCCCGCGCCGTAACGTTCCAATCGATATTGCGAATATCATCTCCGTGTATATATTCACGAACCTCGGCGAATTCCATCCCGCGTCCCTTAAACACCGTGTGATACTCACCGCTGAATATTTCGTTCACAAGACCTTTTGTCCCGATCTCTATCCGGCGAATGTTCTCGAGTACTTCTTTAGGCAGCATTTTTGATTTGAAAAACTATTTTATGAAAAATCAGGGTACTTCTACAGCGTCGAAAATTCGATCAATTATCATTTCCGTAGTCATCTCTTCGGCTTCCGCTTCGTAAGTCAATATAATCCTGTGTCTCATGACGTCCATTCCAATCGCCCGGATATCCTCCGGCGTTACGTAACCCCTGCGCATGATAAATGCATGGGCTTTCGCCGCAAGCCTGAGAAAAATAGAAGCTCTCGGCGATGCCCCGAAAGCGATCAATCCTTTCAATTCGCTTAAACCGACCGACTCGGGGTCTCTTGTCGCAAAAGTAAGATCGACAATATACCTTTCCACCTTTTCGTCTATATAAACTTCGTCGACTACTTTGCGGGCAGATAGTATCTCCTTCGTGGTTACGACCGGATTCACCTCCGGTATCTCTCCTGTATTTCCCATTCTTTGCATTATCTCCAGCTCCTCCGCCCTGTCGGGATAGTCAACAATGACCTTGAGCATAAAGCGGTCGATCTGAGCTTCGGGAAGCGGATAGGTTCCCTCCTGCTCAATAGGATTTTGGGTCGCCAGAACAAGGAAAGGTACCGGGAGCGGGAACGTCTCCTTTCCGATAGTCACCTGCCTTTCCTGCATAGATTCCAATAGAGCGCTTTGTACCTTAGCCGGAGACCTGTTAATTTCATCCGCGAGTATAAGATTGGAGAAAATCGGTCCCTTTCTCGTTGTGAAAGCACCGTCCTTCGGATTAAATATCAGGGTGCCCACCAGATCCGCAGGCAGAAGATCGGGAGTAAATTGAATCCTCTGAAAATCAGCCTTGATCACTTTCGCCAGCGTGCTGACAGTAAGTGTTTTTGCCAATCCCGGCACCCCCTCGAGAAGGATATGTCCGTCCGCCAATAGACTTATGAGCAGCCGTCTTATCAGCGTTTTTTGCCCTACTATTACCTTATCGATCTCGGCTACAATCTTATCAATAAATTGACTCTCGACTTCTATTTTCGAGTGTAATTTATCTAAATCAACAGCCATCAAATTCGTCCGCCATCAATCTGATCGAGTTGCTTCAGCTTCAATCCGTTCCTGTTATCTTTTTTAACTCGGTTATATCGTCAAGGTCCTTTCCGAGATATTGCAGCTCGAACTCCACTGCCTCCGAAAGGTCGTTTCCCTCGTATTTTTCCTTGAATTCCAGGTACGCCGCCTGCGCTTTGTCATAGTCCTTTACATAATTGGCGTAGATGTAACCGATCATAAACTGTGCTTTGGGCGCCAGATTAGAATCCGGGAATTCGAGGATTATCCGTCTATACTCTACTACCGCCTTGGGATAATCGTTTTTAATGTTTGCGAAACCGTCGGCTAACATAAATCTCGCCTCAGAGGCGTATTCTGATTCAGGATAGTTATCCAATAGTTTCTTAAGCGTTTCCAATGCTTCCTCGTACTTCTCCTGAGATTGCAGCTTCTTTGTCTTGGACCACAGCTCAACATCTGTTTCTTTAATAGAACAGGATGTCAGCATAACGATCGCGGCTGTCATTAAGCAAATGTTACTAATCAATTTCATTTATCACTCCTCCTTAATATCAAAAGTCTGATTCTCCTTCCTGCCGGCAGCGGTACTCTTTAAACAATTGAGACGTATTAAAAGCCACCTTTGGCGTGGAGAAATTTATTATGTTTTAAAAGAAATGCAAGTGCTCTTATGCAAATTATCTTTTTAAACGGTTACTGACGGATTTGAATAATATTTGGAATTCGGGTTCAGGTAACAAACCTATACCTTAACAACCTCAATGCCGGAGCCATTGACGCGCGCTTCCAATTCATCTCCTGCCTTCGCTTCACCGGTCAGCATAAGGTTTGCTACCCTGTCTGTTATCTCCCTTTGCAATAGTCTTTTCAACGGTCTTGCGCCGTATGCGGGATCATATCCTTTTTCCGCAAGCATATCAAGCGCCTCATCCCCAAGCGAGAATTTTATGCCCTGCTCACTTATCTTACTCGAAATCCTATCCAGCTGAATCTTAACGATTTTCCGTACGCTTTCAGCCGTCAAGGGGTGGAAGACCACTATGTCGTCAATCCTGTTCAGAAATTCAGGTTTGAAAGTGCTCTGTAGGAGTTTCTGTACTTCGGCGCTGATTTCTTTGTATATCTCCGGTTCATTTTCCGAGGTCAGCTGCGCCGATTTTTCAACTATAATCGAGGAACCGAGGTTTGAGGTCATTATAAATATCGTATTCCTGAAGTTCACAACACGTCCTTGTCCGTCCGTCATGCGCCCGTCGTCAAGCGCCTGGAGCAGCACATTGAACACATCATTATGGGCTTTTTCGATCTCGTCCATTAAAATTACCGAATACGGTTTTCTTCGAACTGCTTCCGTCAGTTGTCCGCCCTCCTCGTATCCTACGTATCCGGGGGGTGCGCCGATGAGTCGCGACACTGAATGCTTCTCCATGTACTCGGACATGTCAAGCCGAATTATGGCATCTTCGTCGTCAAACAAAAACTCAGCCAAACCTTTGGCGAGTTCTGTCTTGCCGACTCCCGTTGAACCTATAAAAATAAATGAACCGAGCGGACGTGATTCCTCCTGGAGTCCGACTCTCGCACGTTTGACCGCGTCAGATACTGATTTAATCGCCTCCGGCTGGCCGATAACCCGTCTGCCGAGCCTTTCTTCCATGTGAAGCAATTTATCACGTTCCCCCTCCATCATCCTGCTGACAGGAATATTGGTCCATTGAGAGATTACCTCTGCGATGTCCTCTTCATCTATTTCTTCTCTCAGCAGCCTCTTGTCCTTCTGGAGTTTTTTCAGGTTATCGTTTAATTTATCCGCTTCAGCCTTGAGCTCGATCAACCTCCCGTGCTTCAACTCAGCGGCTTTTTCGTAATCACCTTCTGATTCAGCCTTGCCGTAAGCGGTTCGGGCAGACTCTATCTCTTCTTTTACTTCTCTGAGTCTCCCGATTACTACCTTCTCGGCCGTCCACTGTCCCCTTAAGTTCTCGGCGTCCTTATGAAGGGTTTTCAGCTGCTTATCCAGTTCTTTTACTCTATTTTTTGAATCATCTTCCTTAATCAGAGCGGCTCGCTCTATTTCCAGCTGAGTCACCTTCCGTTCGAGCTCATCGAGTTCCGCGGGCATACTGTCAATTTCAATTCTCAACCTACTTGCCGCTTCGTCGATAAGGTCTATTGCCTTGTCCGGAAGAAAACGGTCGGGGACATACCTGTTCGAGAGATTTACGGCGGCGACGAGTGCGGCGTCTTTTATCTTAATACCGTGGTGTATCTCGTAACGGTCGCGTAATCCTCTCAGAATACTTATTGCATCCTCTATGTTCGGCTCGTTCACCATGATAGGTTGGAATCTTCTCTCGAGTGCGGCGTCTTTTTCAATGTGTTTCCTGTACTCGTCTATGGTAGTCGCTCCTATGACCTTAAGTTCCCCGCGTGCGAGCGGTGGTTTCAGGATGTTGCTTGCGTCAACCGATCCTTCAGCAGCGCCGGCGCCGACTACGGTGTGAAGCTCGTCGATGAACAAGATTACATCACCGTTCGATTCCTCTACCTCTTTTATGACCGCTTTCAATCTATCTTCAAATTCGCCTCTGAACTTCGCCCCGGCGATAAGAGTACCCATATCCAACGTAACTATGCGTTTATCTTTCAGTCCTTCGGGAACGTCGCCGCTCACTATTCTGAACGCAATTCCTTCTACAATTGCAGTCTTACCAACCCCCGGATCTCCTATTAGAACAGGATTATTTTTTGTTCTTCGGGAAAGAACCTGCATCACACGCCTTATCTCCTCTTCTCTTCCGATTACGGGATCGAGTTTGCCTTTGCTTGCAAGCTCGTTCAGGTCGCTTCCGTACCTTTTTAACGCCTGGTATTTCTCCTCAGGATTTTGATCGGTTATTCTTTGGCTCCCTCTTATCTCCTGTAATACACTCAGAATTGATTCTCTGCTCACACCCTGTTCAGCGAGAACGGCACTCACTCCACCCGAGTTTGCGTCAGACATCGCGAGTAGCAAATGCTCGTTGCTGATATACTCATCCTTTAGATTTTCCGATTCTTTTAGGGCGCTTTTTAATAACCCGTCCAATTCGCGTGACAGCTGCGGGCTGCCGATTCCGCTTCCCGTTGATTTTGGAAGTTTGGAAAGCAGTTTATCCAGCGATTCGATCAACTTTTGTGGTTGAACTCCCAGCTTACTCATAACCGCGATTGTGGTATTTTGCTCATCAAGAAGCATAGCTTTCAAAAGATGCCCGCTTGTGAATTCCGGATTGTTTAGCGCGGAAGCTAGCTCCTGTGCTTTTTTCAGAGATTCCTGAGCGCGAAAAGTAAATTTTTCAAAAGAAATCATCTATCTGTTTCCCGATAGTTACGTTTAAAAGGCAAACAACAGCCCGAAATGCAGCCTGCTTCGCTCACCCGTATCATCTTCATCGGGATCGAGTTTGTAGCCATAATCGAGTCTTACCGGTCCCATTGGCGTTAATAATGAAAATCCTACACCTGCTGAATATTTTAGCTTTGTAGGAGATACCCTGCTGAATTCATCCCAGAGATTTCCTCCGTCAATGAATAATTGTCCTCCGAATCTCCAAAATACGGGAAAACGAAGTTCAATGTTGGATAGCAACTTGTAAATTCTGGAGACGGCTCCGCTCGGATTCAGGGTGAAATCCTGCAATTGAAGCTCCTCATATCCCCTTACCGAAGTTCCGCCGCCAAGGAAGAACCTGTCGAAAAATGGAATTGACGTATTTTTACCGAACGAGCTGATGAATCCTCCTTTAAGCCTTGTTGCAATTGTCCAGGATTTGTTCAAAAAGAACGGCTGGTATCTGCTCCACGAGACTTCTGCTCTGTAAATATCACTTGTATCCCCTCCTAAAAATCCACCGGCAAATTTAGCATCAAGCGAAAGGATCGAGCCTTTTGTAGGCAAGAAAATGTTCCTTCTCTTATCGTTGATTATCAGAAGATTTATCGACCGTTGATTATCTTCCTCACGAATTCCCAACGAATCTGACAGGGCACTGCTGAGGTCACCGATTACCCTTGTTATTGTTATTCCCAGTGCCAGGCGGGCGGTAAACTCCTCGCTGTATTTCTTAAATAATGCTATATCACCGCCGAACCTCGTTAGAGTGATCTCTTCCGGTTCAATCAATCGCTCCCGCTCGATAAACGTTCTAAAGGTCGTCGGCGCTCTTTGCCCGAGTATCCATGGTTCCGTATAACTTGCCTCGAATCTCGTCTGACCGCTCGAAATATCGGTTATACCGACAGACGCATTTCCTTTAAACCGCAGGAGCCGTCCGGTCGAAAATAAATTCCTGTTATACCATTCAGCAACTACGTTCAGATCAGTGACTGGTTCAGTCGACCCGGCTATCCTGCGCTGCTTGAATCCTATTTCACCACCGAGTTGCCGCATCTTCCTTTCCCGGACGTTCACTATAAGATTTAGCCTTTTATTGACGGTATCGGTCCGGACCGGATCGATAGTTACGTTTGAAAACAATCCCGTTTCGAAAATTCGTTTCTGACTTTCACGTATCTTTTCAATATTATATTTCTCATCCCGATTAAACGTCAACTCGCGAAGTACGATTTCGGGTTTAACTTGCTGAGTGCCGGAAACCAGGACGCTGTCCAAAAAGATCGTATCGTTTTCCTTGATATCTATCACTACAGTGACTTCATCATCTCCTGTGAGATGATTTCGAAATTGGGCAAACGGTTTGCCCCGTGTTTGGTATGCTGTTCTTACTGCTGCAATGTCTTTTCGCAGCAGGTACGGATTGAGAGGCTCACCGAGCTTGGAATCGAACATCCTGAGTATTTCGGTGTCGGCAATAAGGTCATTTCCCCGGATATTTATCTCCTTAATCTTGATTCGCTTACCCTCATTGACCTTCACATGGATGATAATATCTTTCCGGTCGATAATTTCGAACGAGTCACTCACAGCGGCATATATGTAGCCTTTACTCTCGTAATATTTCCTGATTGAGGCCCTATCGAGCTGGAGAATTCTTGCGTTGAATTCGGATCCTTTCCTCAAAAAAGAGGGAAAACCGGGAGACTTCAAGTTCATCTGACCCCTGAGCGTCCCGTCTGAAATATTTTCATTTCCTGAAAATCTTATCTCTTTGACTCGCAGTAGTGATTGAGCGTTCACATCAGGGGCTGAATTGAGTATCAGCATGGGAATAATAAAGAGCAGCCATCCCCGCCGGTGTATGGTTTTAACGCTGTTTATGATTCTTCGAATCAATTATTTATACTAATATTGAAACCTTAATTTATAACTTACGTGCAGAAGTCCATACTCCGTATCAACGTTTCCAGCCAAAGAGCTGATTTTGTTAATTCTATACTCCACTCCAATCTGCTGAGATGAGGCTAACCGTTGAAGCCCCTTCTGATAGGTTACATAAAAGCTTCTGGATATTTGTCTTCCCAGCAGCAGCTCTGCATTTCTATAGCCTTGCAACGTACCTGATTCCGTTTGAAGTTCAAATATATCTAATCCGGCGAGTTGTCCCCCGAGTTCTTCCAAACTCTTTTCTAAATAACTGGTAGCCATCAGCCCAACACCCGTTCCCAATCCGGTGGTTGATATAACGCTTCCGGATTGTTTAAAGTTTATCAATGA is a window from the Candidatus Neomarinimicrobiota bacterium genome containing:
- the clpB gene encoding ATP-dependent chaperone ClpB; its protein translation is MSFEKFTFRAQESLKKAQELASALNNPEFTSGHLLKAMLLDEQNTTIAVMSKLGVQPQKLIESLDKLLSKLPKSTGSGIGSPQLSRELDGLLKSALKESENLKDEYISNEHLLLAMSDANSGGVSAVLAEQGVSRESILSVLQEIRGSQRITDQNPEEKYQALKRYGSDLNELASKGKLDPVIGREEEIRRVMQVLSRRTKNNPVLIGDPGVGKTAIVEGIAFRIVSGDVPEGLKDKRIVTLDMGTLIAGAKFRGEFEDRLKAVIKEVEESNGDVILFIDELHTVVGAGAAEGSVDASNILKPPLARGELKVIGATTIDEYRKHIEKDAALERRFQPIMVNEPNIEDAISILRGLRDRYEIHHGIKIKDAALVAAVNLSNRYVPDRFLPDKAIDLIDEAASRLRIEIDSMPAELDELERKVTQLEIERAALIKEDDSKNRVKELDKQLKTLHKDAENLRGQWTAEKVVIGRLREVKEEIESARTAYGKAESEGDYEKAAELKHGRLIELKAEADKLNDNLKKLQKDKRLLREEIDEEDIAEVISQWTNIPVSRMMEGERDKLLHMEERLGRRVIGQPEAIKSVSDAVKRARVGLQEESRPLGSFIFIGSTGVGKTELAKGLAEFLFDDEDAIIRLDMSEYMEKHSVSRLIGAPPGYVGYEEGGQLTEAVRRKPYSVILMDEIEKAHNDVFNVLLQALDDGRMTDGQGRVVNFRNTIFIMTSNLGSSIIVEKSAQLTSENEPEIYKEISAEVQKLLQSTFKPEFLNRIDDIVVFHPLTAESVRKIVKIQLDRISSKISEQGIKFSLGDEALDMLAEKGYDPAYGARPLKRLLQREITDRVANLMLTGEAKAGDELEARVNGSGIEVVKV
- a CDS encoding BamA/TamA family outer membrane protein — translated: MIRRIINSVKTIHRRGWLLFIIPMLILNSAPDVNAQSLLRVKEIRFSGNENISDGTLRGQMNLKSPGFPSFLRKGSEFNARILQLDRASIRKYYESKGYIYAAVSDSFEIIDRKDIIIHVKVNEGKRIKIKEINIRGNDLIADTEILRMFDSKLGEPLNPYLLRKDIAAVRTAYQTRGKPFAQFRNHLTGDDEVTVVIDIKENDTIFLDSVLVSGTQQVKPEIVLRELTFNRDEKYNIEKIRESQKRIFETGLFSNVTIDPVRTDTVNKRLNLIVNVRERKMRQLGGEIGFKQRRIAGSTEPVTDLNVVAEWYNRNLFSTGRLLRFKGNASVGITDISSGQTRFEASYTEPWILGQRAPTTFRTFIERERLIEPEEITLTRFGGDIALFKKYSEEFTARLALGITITRVIGDLSSALSDSLGIREEDNQRSINLLIINDKRRNIFLPTKGSILSLDAKFAGGFLGGDTSDIYRAEVSWSRYQPFFLNKSWTIATRLKGGFISSFGKNTSIPFFDRFFLGGGTSVRGYEELQLQDFTLNPSGAVSRIYKLLSNIELRFPVFWRFGGQLFIDGGNLWDEFSRVSPTKLKYSAGVGFSLLTPMGPVRLDYGYKLDPDEDDTGERSRLHFGLLFAF